In a genomic window of Deltaproteobacteria bacterium:
- a CDS encoding HEPN domain-containing protein — protein MERSKDWLDEAQGDLEHARSDVRTGFYNWACFSAQQGAEKALKAVFQRMGAEAWGHSVADLLKELAKKHDIPEGLSDGALELDKAYIPTRYPNAHPSGSPRSRYTKQEATRLVEHAERIITFCSDLLSKI, from the coding sequence ATGGAACGGAGCAAAGATTGGCTGGATGAAGCGCAGGGCGATTTGGAGCATGCCAGAAGCGATGTGCGGACTGGTTTCTACAATTGGGCTTGTTTCTCGGCACAGCAAGGAGCGGAGAAAGCCCTAAAGGCGGTTTTTCAGAGGATGGGCGCAGAAGCCTGGGGACATTCGGTGGCGGACCTGCTGAAGGAACTCGCCAAAAAACATGACATTCCAGAAGGACTCTCGGATGGCGCGCTGGAGCTGGATAAGGCCTACATTCCTACCAGATATCCAAACGCCCATCCATCCGGGTCTCCCAGAAGCCGATACACAAAACAGGAGGCAACCAGGCTGGTAGAACATGCGGAAAGAATCATCACCTTCTGTTCGGATCTTCTATCCAAGATTTGA
- a CDS encoding helix-hairpin-helix domain-containing protein: MKRWKQSLAACVIIAAGMTLGLVTVAQETQKININRASIDQLIELRGIGPILAARIVQYREEHGPFQSPEDIMKVKGIGPKTWGKNRQRITVEDYDAREGTDQ, encoded by the coding sequence ATGAAACGGTGGAAGCAATCACTTGCGGCATGCGTGATAATCGCCGCCGGTATGACACTGGGTCTGGTGACGGTGGCCCAGGAGACGCAGAAGATCAATATCAATCGGGCATCGATAGATCAACTCATCGAGCTGAGAGGCATAGGGCCTATACTGGCTGCGAGGATTGTCCAGTACCGGGAAGAACACGGGCCGTTTCAATCCCCTGAAGATATCATGAAGGTCAAGGGCATCGGTCCCAAGACCTGGGGGAAGAACAGGCAGCGGATCACCGTGGAGGATTATGACGCCAGGGAAGGGACAGATCAGTGA
- a CDS encoding UpxY family transcription antiterminator → MDGSQAGIERPWYAIHTKPRHERKVNTRLAREGIRVFLPEIERWSRRKDRKKRILVPLFPGYLFVNQDLRGESRLKVIKTNGVIRILGDNGTPAAIPESQIHSIQRIVESKSLVQAHRYLKRGRIVRVVSGPLEGVEGVFLSEKGDGRLVVSIDLLHRSVSVAIDQADIEPV, encoded by the coding sequence ATGGACGGATCTCAAGCGGGCATAGAGCGGCCCTGGTATGCTATCCATACGAAGCCCAGGCACGAGCGGAAGGTGAACACCCGCCTGGCACGGGAGGGTATCAGGGTCTTCCTGCCGGAGATAGAGAGATGGAGCCGGCGAAAAGACAGGAAGAAGAGGATCCTGGTCCCTCTTTTTCCCGGATACCTCTTTGTCAACCAGGACCTGAGAGGAGAGAGCCGCCTGAAGGTCATCAAGACCAACGGCGTCATAAGGATACTGGGTGACAACGGCACTCCTGCCGCCATCCCGGAAAGCCAGATCCACTCCATCCAAAGGATCGTCGAAAGCAAGAGCCTGGTCCAGGCCCACAGGTATCTGAAAAGGGGCCGGATCGTAAGAGTGGTATCAGGGCCGCTGGAGGGTGTGGAAGGGGTGTTTCTCTCGGAAAAGGGTGACGGGCGGCTTGTGGTCTCGATAGATCTCCTCCACAGGTCGGTCTCTGTTGCAATAGACCAGGCAGACATCGAGCCGGTTTAG
- a CDS encoding RNA 2'-phosphotransferase: MARHRPKQLAKLLEYILGRRPDEFGLVPDSDGFVPLKELLQSVGEEEGWSYVRLADIREVLMIDPKRFETAPEGIRMNPGRALPPSLKPQPAVPPEILYYGARQKAYPHMLNRGLSPTRHPLVVLATTEQLALRIGRRRDPKPFLVKVHAARAHQDGIAFLRLGELLYLVESLAATYLEGPPIPSEKPAPRKTPQKETYRPAGAFEIDLQSIPRRIRQEKERRVQAWKKEARRYRRMREKGRY; encoded by the coding sequence TTGGCACGGCACCGGCCCAAACAGCTCGCTAAACTCCTTGAGTACATCCTTGGCCGCCGCCCGGATGAGTTCGGCCTGGTGCCGGATTCAGACGGTTTCGTACCCTTGAAAGAACTCCTCCAGTCAGTCGGGGAAGAGGAGGGGTGGTCCTATGTGCGGCTGGCCGACATCCGGGAAGTTCTCATGATCGACCCGAAACGCTTCGAGACAGCTCCGGAAGGGATCCGCATGAATCCCGGGCGGGCTTTACCGCCCTCTCTCAAACCTCAGCCGGCCGTGCCCCCCGAGATCCTTTACTACGGTGCCAGGCAGAAGGCCTATCCCCATATGCTCAACAGGGGACTTTCCCCTACTCGACATCCCCTTGTTGTCCTGGCAACCACGGAGCAACTCGCCCTTCGAATCGGCCGGCGGAGGGATCCCAAGCCTTTCCTGGTCAAGGTCCATGCGGCGAGGGCTCACCAAGATGGGATAGCCTTTTTGAGGCTCGGAGAGCTCCTCTACCTGGTCGAATCTCTCGCTGCTACGTACCTGGAAGGGCCTCCCATTCCCAGCGAGAAGCCGGCCCCAAGGAAAACCCCTCAGAAGGAGACTTACAGGCCGGCCGGGGCTTTTGAAATCGATCTCCAGTCCATACCCAGAAGAATCCGCCAGGAGAAGGAGAGAAGGGTGCAGGCCTGGAAGAAGGAGGCCCGGCGGTATCGGAGGATGAGGGAGAAGGGCCGCTACTAG
- a CDS encoding Smr/MutS family protein, with protein MPITGTLDLHTFSPRDLEPLLEDYLEECLERGITEVRIIHGKGKGIQRRRVQSLLSRSPMVESYRDADPGGGGWGATIAVLRNAPLSFPGTE; from the coding sequence ATGCCGATAACAGGCACCTTGGATCTCCACACTTTCTCTCCCCGCGATCTCGAACCGCTCCTCGAAGACTATCTCGAGGAGTGCCTGGAAAGGGGCATCACCGAGGTTCGGATAATCCATGGAAAGGGAAAGGGGATCCAGCGCCGTCGCGTCCAGTCACTTCTCTCCCGCAGCCCCATGGTCGAGTCCTACCGAGATGCAGATCCTGGGGGAGGAGGTTGGGGAGCGACCATCGCCGTCCTGAGAAACGCCCCACTCTCCTTCCCCGGTACCGAGTAA
- a CDS encoding aspartate aminotransferase family protein, whose protein sequence is MDHSDSDWVRRSFSVFPGGSLGEFNLTRDLSTVLSHGRGARVYDVYGREFIDFSIGWGSDILGHAHPAVVKAVREQLSRGSNFSYVSRPALELAEEIVRSVPCAEKVRFAASGTEATMYCIRFARAFTGKNGILKFEGAYHGANEYGTMSLFPQRLLDFPQAEPTSAGCSEAIKKEVLVAPFNDLDTTSRIVEKHGESLAAIVVEPLQRCTPPKPGFLEGLRALTRQHGIILVFDEVVTGFRLAYGGAQERYGVIPDICALGKGLGGGYPVGAVCGREDIMDLCTESRLGKDGRYVWFAATLGGNPVTATAGLATLAELRKPGVYEKLYALGEQARKGLREVLSEKGVKGRVLGEGPITQIVFSDEEIVDYRSAFRADRTKARQFSLALFRKGIFLNPMGTKLYISLAHTPQDIDQLVQKARDAL, encoded by the coding sequence ATGGACCACAGCGATTCGGATTGGGTGAGGCGGTCGTTCAGCGTGTTTCCTGGAGGTTCCCTGGGTGAGTTCAATCTCACCAGGGATCTTTCCACCGTACTGAGCCACGGCAGAGGTGCCAGGGTTTACGATGTATACGGGAGGGAGTTCATCGACTTCAGTATCGGTTGGGGTTCCGACATTCTGGGCCATGCTCATCCGGCAGTGGTCAAGGCTGTCAGGGAGCAGCTATCGAGGGGTTCCAACTTCTCCTACGTAAGCAGGCCCGCCCTTGAGCTTGCCGAGGAGATCGTCAGGTCTGTCCCCTGTGCTGAAAAGGTCCGGTTTGCCGCCTCGGGAACAGAGGCAACCATGTACTGCATCAGGTTCGCCCGGGCCTTTACGGGGAAAAACGGGATTCTCAAGTTCGAGGGCGCCTACCACGGGGCAAACGAGTACGGGACCATGAGCCTTTTCCCCCAGAGGCTTCTCGATTTCCCTCAGGCAGAACCTACCTCTGCGGGCTGTTCAGAGGCGATCAAGAAGGAGGTCCTTGTCGCTCCTTTCAATGATCTGGACACTACCTCGAGAATCGTCGAAAAACACGGGGAATCCCTTGCAGCTATCGTCGTGGAGCCTCTCCAACGCTGCACACCACCGAAACCAGGCTTCTTGGAAGGACTCCGGGCGCTGACCAGGCAGCACGGGATCATTCTCGTCTTCGACGAGGTTGTCACGGGCTTCAGGCTGGCCTACGGAGGGGCGCAGGAAAGATACGGCGTGATCCCTGATATCTGTGCCCTGGGCAAGGGTCTCGGTGGAGGATATCCGGTAGGGGCGGTATGCGGCCGAGAAGACATCATGGACCTCTGCACCGAGTCGAGGCTGGGCAAGGACGGGCGCTACGTGTGGTTTGCGGCTACCCTTGGGGGTAATCCGGTGACCGCCACGGCCGGGCTGGCCACGCTGGCCGAGTTGAGAAAACCCGGAGTTTACGAGAAGCTTTACGCCCTGGGCGAACAGGCCAGAAAGGGTCTCAGAGAGGTCCTCTCTGAGAAAGGAGTCAAGGGCCGCGTGCTGGGAGAGGGGCCAATCACGCAGATCGTCTTCTCAGATGAGGAGATAGTCGATTACCGATCGGCCTTCAGGGCAGACCGTACAAAGGCCAGGCAGTTCAGCCTCGCCCTCTTCAGAAAGGGGATCTTCCTCAATCCCATGGGAACCAAACTCTATATCTCCCTGGCCCACACCCCCCAGGACATCGACCAACTCGTCCAAAAGGCCCGGGATGCTCTGTGA
- a CDS encoding HEAT repeat domain-containing protein — protein MELQPPTNIPDKEPVAGDPAKEAKDRLAHFILSLIQAFLRTGYYTPDHPESKKARAGLYEDFQSLFIQKDELTFLVRDDPRGKNVLIEGVMPETQYLSRIMLRGMAEMYIPKFVQFLERKDLISLTLKQTMTRAEFAGFVDVMSQQSFVDTQEKGDKERFSQALKDKGIFNISYIFNEDLLGAKRKIPWRAQLALSRLKKDLRMIPLYLDLDEQGLRKIKREIIQDVTRPIRSGEVIYYVLMNSDLAETKELRASDIDGEILASLSNDLLLKTAQTLLKESLRHKETHTPQGKISSLLRQAASVLNQRETEGREAFLEASFKHKLIPFEELPRATQAKIKLEHLTNKFLRYSKSFFDQFDQIQDKEKYLQLARSFIKLIPELIRRDRYQEILKIITHIDRHFNERKHLSIYAGQVLEEIGRGEIPQALKEKFLTEKKEIRLAIAPIFLKLHVGSVPYLLSLLKESRDQWVRKQACEILVEIGSPAINFILNELNKKEISTESTIDIIRVLGEIKSDEWIEPLANTVRLYLTHESPYLRQEALKVYYRIKGGEGEEIYLALLNDPDLGVKKSAIQCLGRIKSRKALKRFIQILEKLEEFPSERNAQLETRLFCALGFYDDLKASDMTSLESLLLDTLDRRLSTGTLSFLKKNKNPLSEEAVAAICESLGKIGTARSIPALQKLEKQRNSPWEAKAAEAVKRITDRETGSDQTRLPGIKG, from the coding sequence ATGGAGCTACAGCCGCCCACAAATATCCCCGACAAGGAGCCTGTCGCTGGGGATCCTGCAAAGGAAGCCAAGGATAGACTGGCCCACTTTATCCTCTCCCTGATTCAAGCCTTTCTCCGCACCGGTTACTATACTCCTGATCACCCGGAATCAAAGAAGGCGAGGGCAGGACTCTACGAGGACTTCCAGAGCCTGTTCATACAGAAGGACGAGCTGACCTTCCTTGTTCGGGATGACCCTCGAGGCAAGAATGTTCTGATCGAAGGAGTAATGCCGGAGACCCAGTATCTCAGCCGCATCATGCTCCGCGGCATGGCAGAGATGTACATCCCCAAGTTCGTCCAGTTCCTCGAGCGAAAAGACCTCATCAGCCTCACCCTCAAACAGACCATGACACGAGCCGAATTTGCCGGCTTTGTTGACGTCATGAGCCAGCAGAGCTTTGTCGACACCCAGGAAAAAGGCGACAAAGAGCGATTCAGCCAGGCCTTGAAAGACAAGGGGATTTTCAACATCTCCTATATCTTCAACGAGGACCTCCTGGGAGCGAAGCGGAAAATCCCATGGCGGGCCCAGCTTGCCCTCTCCCGCCTTAAGAAGGATCTCAGGATGATCCCTCTCTATCTCGACCTCGACGAGCAGGGCCTGAGGAAGATCAAAAGGGAAATCATACAGGACGTGACGCGACCTATCCGGAGCGGTGAGGTCATTTACTACGTTCTCATGAACAGCGACCTGGCCGAAACCAAGGAGCTAAGGGCTTCCGACATCGACGGGGAGATCCTCGCCTCCCTGTCGAACGATCTCCTCCTCAAGACAGCACAGACCTTGCTCAAGGAGAGTCTGCGCCACAAGGAGACCCACACGCCTCAGGGCAAGATCTCAAGCCTTCTGAGACAGGCCGCCTCGGTTCTCAATCAAAGGGAGACGGAGGGGAGAGAAGCCTTCCTGGAAGCCTCCTTCAAGCATAAGCTCATACCCTTCGAGGAGCTTCCGAGAGCCACCCAGGCCAAAATCAAGCTCGAGCATCTTACCAACAAGTTCCTCCGGTACAGCAAATCCTTTTTCGACCAGTTCGACCAGATCCAGGACAAGGAGAAGTACCTCCAGCTTGCCCGGTCATTCATAAAGCTTATTCCTGAACTGATCCGTCGAGATCGGTACCAGGAGATCCTGAAGATCATCACCCACATCGACCGTCACTTCAATGAGAGAAAACACCTTTCCATCTATGCCGGCCAGGTGCTCGAGGAGATCGGAAGGGGCGAGATTCCCCAGGCGTTGAAGGAAAAGTTCCTTACCGAAAAAAAGGAGATCCGCCTGGCCATAGCCCCGATTTTTCTCAAGCTCCACGTGGGATCGGTTCCCTACCTGCTCTCCCTCTTGAAGGAGAGTAGAGATCAATGGGTTCGGAAACAGGCATGCGAAATACTCGTCGAGATCGGCTCTCCGGCTATCAACTTCATCCTCAATGAACTCAACAAGAAGGAGATAAGCACAGAATCGACCATCGACATCATCCGTGTTCTGGGGGAGATAAAGAGCGATGAATGGATCGAGCCCCTGGCCAACACCGTTCGCCTCTATCTGACCCACGAAAGCCCCTACCTCAGGCAGGAGGCTCTCAAAGTCTACTATAGGATCAAGGGAGGCGAGGGTGAAGAGATCTACCTGGCTCTACTCAACGATCCGGATTTGGGTGTCAAGAAGAGTGCCATTCAGTGTCTGGGCAGGATCAAGAGCCGGAAGGCCCTGAAGAGATTCATCCAAATATTGGAAAAACTGGAGGAGTTTCCATCGGAGAGAAACGCACAGTTGGAGACACGCCTCTTCTGCGCTCTCGGTTTCTATGACGACCTCAAGGCCTCAGACATGACCTCACTGGAGAGTCTCCTGTTGGATACCCTCGATCGCAGATTGAGTACCGGGACGCTCAGCTTCCTGAAAAAGAACAAGAACCCCCTCTCAGAGGAGGCCGTGGCCGCAATCTGTGAATCCCTCGGGAAGATCGGAACCGCCCGGTCCATTCCGGCACTTCAGAAGCTCGAAAAACAGCGCAATAGCCCCTGGGAGGCAAAGGCCGCAGAAGCAGTCAAGAGAATCACAGACAGGGAAACGGGCTCAGACCAGACGCGCCTCCCGGGAATCAAAGGGTAA
- a CDS encoding ABC transporter permease: MADSGIPSAGSTPGPTELEELRKASLPSFYERHLKVQLYRLLLLFCLLALWQIVSGRLIPANWIASPVLVAQTAWEWISSGILLYHLSITFLEMLLGSLIGTALAIATGFLLSSSSLLSDALTPYISAVYGIPRIALAPLFVIWFGIGIASKVALVTVVVYFLVFFNAFVGARQVDQTYIDVLRVMGASKWDLFRKVVFPHAAGWIFTGLRFALPRALVAAVVGEIISSNRGLGYLLEESGGMFDVAGILVAVAVLALLGVALNFLVSRTEIMTSGYRFIE; the protein is encoded by the coding sequence ATGGCGGATTCCGGAATCCCTTCGGCCGGGTCGACGCCCGGACCGACAGAACTGGAGGAACTGAGGAAGGCCTCCTTGCCCTCTTTCTATGAACGGCACCTCAAGGTCCAGTTGTACCGGCTACTGCTCCTTTTCTGCCTCCTTGCCCTCTGGCAGATCGTATCGGGGCGGCTGATTCCGGCCAACTGGATCGCGAGCCCCGTGCTTGTGGCTCAGACGGCCTGGGAGTGGATTTCCAGCGGTATCCTTCTATACCATTTGAGCATAACTTTTCTGGAGATGCTCCTCGGATCCCTTATCGGTACGGCCCTTGCCATTGCGACGGGTTTTCTGCTGAGTTCCAGTTCCCTCCTCTCAGACGCTTTGACACCTTACATCTCCGCCGTATATGGAATCCCCCGGATTGCCCTTGCCCCTCTTTTTGTGATCTGGTTCGGCATAGGGATCGCTTCGAAGGTGGCCCTGGTGACGGTGGTCGTCTACTTCCTGGTCTTCTTCAACGCCTTTGTCGGAGCCCGCCAGGTCGACCAGACGTACATCGACGTGCTCCGCGTGATGGGCGCATCCAAGTGGGACCTCTTCCGCAAGGTGGTGTTTCCCCACGCTGCCGGGTGGATCTTCACCGGGCTGCGCTTCGCTCTGCCCCGGGCCTTGGTTGCCGCGGTGGTGGGCGAAATCATCTCTTCCAATCGAGGCCTGGGCTACCTCCTGGAAGAATCGGGGGGCATGTTCGACGTGGCGGGGATTCTTGTTGCCGTGGCTGTGCTGGCCCTGCTTGGGGTGGCTCTGAATTTTCTGGTCAGCCGCACCGAGATCATGACATCTGGGTACCGGTTTATCGAATAG
- a CDS encoding ABC transporter ATP-binding protein, producing MIEIRNVYKWFITRTSDILALEDVSLTVGEGDFVAFVGPSGCGKSTLLNMIAGLMEPTSGSILYRGKESKGVNTDMGYITQHDSLFPWRNVEQNVGISLEIQRIPWDERSKRIQKYINLVGLQGCEKHYPSQLSGGMRKRVALARTLIYDPVALLLDEPFGALDAQLKLILQDELLKIWDRTRKTMIFVTHDLGEAIALADRLVVFTGRPGRIKLIRDIPIERPRDVFQIRFAPLFGQLYEEIWESLRGEVSKGEDL from the coding sequence ATGATCGAGATCCGGAATGTATACAAGTGGTTCATAACCAGGACAAGCGACATCCTGGCCCTTGAGGATGTCTCGCTGACCGTGGGGGAGGGCGATTTTGTGGCCTTTGTGGGGCCGTCGGGGTGCGGGAAATCGACCCTTCTCAATATGATAGCCGGGCTGATGGAACCGACTTCGGGGTCGATTCTCTACAGGGGGAAGGAGTCTAAGGGGGTTAACACCGATATGGGGTACATCACGCAGCATGATTCCCTCTTTCCCTGGAGAAACGTTGAGCAGAACGTGGGAATCTCGCTGGAGATCCAGAGGATCCCCTGGGATGAACGATCCAAGAGAATCCAGAAGTACATCAATCTCGTCGGGTTGCAGGGTTGTGAGAAGCACTATCCCTCTCAGCTTTCAGGGGGCATGCGCAAGAGGGTTGCCCTGGCCCGCACCCTCATCTATGATCCTGTGGCCCTCCTTCTCGATGAACCCTTCGGGGCGTTGGACGCCCAGTTGAAGCTCATTCTCCAGGATGAGCTGCTCAAGATATGGGACCGCACCAGGAAGACCATGATTTTTGTCACCCACGATCTCGGAGAGGCCATTGCCCTGGCCGACAGGCTTGTGGTTTTCACCGGAAGACCCGGAAGGATCAAGTTGATCCGTGATATTCCAATCGAGAGACCGAGGGACGTATTCCAGATACGATTCGCCCCCCTTTTTGGCCAGTTGTACGAGGAGATCTGGGAATCCTTGAGGGGAGAGGTCTCCAAGGGAGAGGATTTGTGA
- a CDS encoding ABC transporter permease — protein sequence MKTAIPTKATVCPEGAGADPLDPSVNRAEFERKTRVRRYKVFTLRAAFGIGGLLFWEWASRALIDPFWISRPSEIAARLREWYFTGFFFPHLWVTLQEMATGFAIGLFFAVLAGFLLGTRKMIADIVDPFLMAVWSVPGIVLGPLFILYFGIGFTPKMVLVAVTVFFLVFFNTFTGIRSVDQEWINTLRIMGATEREVFTKAILPASAVWIFSSFKNAIPYTLVAAVVGELIASQKGIGYLIEDASGVMDTTGVFAALFNLMLIGLVLNEIVERAERRVLRWKGDEH from the coding sequence ATGAAGACCGCCATTCCGACAAAGGCCACGGTTTGCCCGGAGGGGGCTGGTGCCGACCCCCTCGATCCCAGTGTGAATCGTGCCGAGTTTGAAAGGAAGACAAGGGTAAGACGATACAAGGTGTTTACCCTGAGGGCAGCCTTCGGCATAGGGGGGCTTCTCTTTTGGGAGTGGGCCTCCAGGGCCCTCATCGATCCGTTTTGGATCAGCCGGCCCTCGGAGATCGCCGCAAGATTGAGGGAATGGTATTTCACCGGTTTCTTCTTTCCCCATCTTTGGGTTACCCTCCAAGAGATGGCCACCGGGTTCGCCATCGGCCTGTTCTTTGCGGTATTGGCCGGCTTTCTCCTCGGCACCCGGAAAATGATAGCGGATATCGTCGACCCGTTTCTCATGGCTGTCTGGAGCGTTCCCGGCATCGTGCTGGGCCCCCTGTTCATCCTCTACTTCGGCATCGGCTTCACGCCGAAGATGGTTCTCGTGGCGGTTACCGTCTTTTTTCTCGTTTTTTTCAATACCTTCACGGGGATCCGCTCGGTGGACCAGGAGTGGATAAACACCCTGCGGATCATGGGAGCCACGGAAAGGGAGGTCTTCACCAAGGCGATACTTCCCGCCTCGGCTGTCTGGATTTTCTCGAGTTTCAAGAACGCGATTCCCTATACCCTGGTTGCAGCGGTCGTCGGCGAATTGATCGCTTCCCAGAAGGGCATCGGCTATCTCATTGAGGACGCATCGGGCGTGATGGACACGACGGGGGTCTTTGCAGCCCTTTTCAATTTGATGCTCATCGGCCTCGTCCTCAACGAGATCGTCGAGCGGGCCGAGAGGCGGGTGCTGCGCTGGAAGGGCGATGAGCACTGA
- a CDS encoding ABC transporter substrate-binding protein, whose protein sequence is MKDLSQGRKWLVLAALVVFAMLVAPVAGHAGQKVRFVYSSVHMGYLPRIVALEKGFFAQEGLEIDATNIPGGSKAAAALLGGSCDIVNLAYFHALKAARKGFDVVAFACPLNQWPLAYLMKPEMMKKKGITVNSTIDEKIRAMKGLRIGCTSPGSGTDLIPRAFLKNRGIDPNTEVQIVPFGKWKAGVAAFEKGKLDVFQWVSPIPEMLEQKGIGTIVFSMARGEVPEFNGYMWDSFFTTHKYMKAHPDVILAFTKAIIRAIDYINTDKQGTIEIIGRTWKEATPELREASYENMRKAIPRVPELTKAGWEINMRLHFQDATPEEKARMAFEKTAATEFVPRAMKELGK, encoded by the coding sequence ATGAAAGATCTTAGCCAAGGTAGAAAGTGGTTGGTTTTGGCGGCTCTTGTGGTTTTCGCCATGCTGGTGGCGCCGGTGGCCGGCCATGCAGGGCAGAAGGTCCGTTTCGTCTATTCAAGCGTCCATATGGGCTATCTTCCCCGAATAGTCGCCTTGGAAAAGGGATTCTTCGCCCAGGAGGGCCTGGAGATCGACGCGACGAACATACCGGGTGGTTCCAAGGCCGCGGCCGCCCTGCTCGGTGGAAGCTGTGATATTGTAAACCTTGCGTATTTCCACGCCCTTAAGGCGGCACGTAAAGGTTTTGACGTGGTCGCTTTCGCCTGCCCCTTGAACCAGTGGCCCCTGGCGTACCTGATGAAACCAGAAATGATGAAGAAAAAGGGGATCACCGTCAATTCGACCATCGACGAGAAGATAAGGGCCATGAAGGGCTTGAGAATCGGTTGTACCTCCCCGGGGAGCGGAACCGATCTCATACCGAGGGCCTTCCTCAAGAACAGGGGTATCGACCCGAACACGGAGGTGCAGATCGTCCCCTTCGGTAAGTGGAAGGCCGGTGTGGCGGCTTTCGAGAAAGGCAAGCTCGATGTATTCCAGTGGGTCTCTCCGATCCCCGAGATGCTGGAGCAGAAGGGCATCGGCACGATCGTGTTCAGTATGGCCAGAGGGGAGGTTCCGGAATTCAACGGGTACATGTGGGACAGTTTCTTCACGACCCACAAGTACATGAAAGCCCACCCGGACGTTATCCTTGCCTTCACCAAGGCCATTATCCGGGCCATCGACTATATCAATACAGACAAGCAAGGAACGATAGAGATCATCGGCAGGACCTGGAAGGAGGCTACTCCGGAACTCAGGGAGGCCTCCTACGAGAACATGCGCAAGGCTATTCCGAGGGTGCCCGAGCTCACAAAGGCCGGATGGGAGATCAACATGCGACTCCATTTCCAGGACGCCACTCCAGAAGAAAAGGCGAGGATGGCCTTTGAAAAAACGGCAGCCACCGAGTTCGTTCCCCGGGCCATGAAGGAGTTGGGGAAATAG
- a CDS encoding sulfatase, giving the protein MKPKNVILVTMDEVRPDHLGCYGYKRIETPNLDRFAREGVRFETVVSASCFTPPSHASILTGVYQYNHNLRDPFSMVEWKMLAEIFHERGYSTAGFVGVNLLGRANGFDAGFDDFDEPKPDEIWKRSGFAGDDRGELLWGNWWVPRMLDWIRAHADTPFFIWGHYFDVHQAAEKILLETGKIREGVLSEFGYYDAKIRYMDEALFAPLRALLDELALHEQTTVVITSDHGTNLGEHEVPPFPNLDLVYPQHTTLYDCDLLVPLILRDRDLPHGVVIPGAARTVDIVPTILESAGLAGSIRFDGVSLISSIAAGRVEGLTCYSEELYEKRGPGDYQSIRSDRYKFIIDRRSGREEFYDLSADPLERNNLIAGLTEEQQALVEEWRAFCDSHMERKESGFVMDVKDRERIEKRLRLLGYIE; this is encoded by the coding sequence ATGAAGCCGAAGAATGTGATCCTTGTGACGATGGACGAGGTGAGGCCCGACCACCTGGGCTGCTACGGGTACAAGAGAATCGAAACTCCCAATCTCGACCGGTTCGCCCGTGAAGGCGTGCGGTTCGAAACCGTGGTCTCCGCTTCCTGTTTCACCCCACCAAGCCACGCCAGTATCCTCACCGGGGTCTACCAGTACAACCACAACCTGCGGGATCCTTTCTCCATGGTTGAGTGGAAGATGCTTGCCGAAATATTCCACGAAAGGGGCTACAGTACAGCTGGCTTTGTGGGAGTGAACCTCCTGGGCCGGGCGAACGGATTTGACGCCGGGTTCGATGATTTCGACGAGCCCAAACCGGACGAGATATGGAAACGCTCGGGGTTTGCCGGTGACGACAGGGGCGAACTTCTCTGGGGAAACTGGTGGGTTCCCCGGATGCTCGACTGGATAAGAGCGCACGCAGACACTCCGTTCTTTATATGGGGCCACTATTTTGACGTCCATCAGGCCGCAGAGAAGATCCTTCTCGAGACGGGGAAGATCCGGGAAGGGGTCCTGAGCGAGTTTGGATACTACGATGCAAAGATCCGATACATGGACGAGGCCCTGTTTGCTCCTCTGAGAGCCCTTCTGGATGAGCTGGCACTCCATGAGCAGACAACCGTCGTGATCACCTCGGATCACGGGACAAACCTGGGAGAGCACGAGGTCCCGCCCTTCCCGAACCTGGACTTGGTGTACCCCCAGCACACCACCCTCTATGACTGCGACCTGCTCGTCCCCCTTATCCTTCGAGACAGGGACCTCCCCCATGGAGTCGTGATTCCGGGAGCGGCTCGCACTGTCGACATAGTCCCGACGATCCTCGAATCAGCGGGCCTGGCAGGCAGTATCCGTTTTGACGGGGTATCCCTGATTTCCTCCATCGCCGCCGGAAGGGTCGAGGGACTTACCTGTTACTCCGAGGAGCTCTATGAAAAACGGGGACCGGGTGACTACCAGTCGATCCGCAGTGATCGCTACAAGTTTATCATCGACCGGAGGAGCGGCAGGGAGGAGTTCTACGATCTCTCGGCTGACCCTCTCGAGAGGAACAACCTGATCGCTGGCCTGACAGAGGAGCAGCAAGCCCTGGTGGAGGAGTGGCGAGCGTTTTGCGACAGCCACATGGAGCGCAAGGAGTCGGGTTTCGTCATGGACGTGAAGGATCGGGAGAGGATTGAAAAGCGGCTGAGACTTCTTGGATACATCGAGTAG